The genome window TTCAACACTGATTTGAGGGAGGGTGTTATGTCACGAAAAAATCTAAAATTTGCGGCCCTATTATTGGTCAGCGTGGTCGCTTGGGCGTGTAGTGGTGGCACGACCCAAAGTGAGGTCGCACCAGAACCCACGGAGCAAGAGATTGTTGAGTTGGCTCGTGGTATCCACGAGCGGGCACTCACTATCGATACACACGACGATATTCCATTTAACTTTGCGACCGAAGAGGTGGATCCAGGCGTGCGGGGTGATCGAAAAGTCGACTTACCCAAGATGCGCGAGGGTCTTCTCGACGTGGGGTTTTTCATCGTTTTTGTCGGACAAACTGAGCGTACGGCCGAGAATTACGAGCAGGCAAAAGCTGATGCGATGACGAAGTTTGAAGCGATTCACCGGATGACTGAGGAAATGTACCCGGATGAGATCGAGTTAGCCTACACGGCCGATGACGTCGAGCGTATACATGCGAGCGGTAAGCTGGTGGCCATGATAGGTATTGAGAACGGCTACGTTATCGGTCAGGACGTGTCCTTACTTGAGAAATATCACGAGCTTGGAGCGCGTTATATTACGCTCGCGCACGGCGGTCACAATGACATTGCCGACTCGGCAACCCCACGCGAGAGTGAACCAGAATCCGAACACGATGGATTGAGCGAGTTTGGTGAGGAGGTTGTGGCTGAGATGAATCGGCTTGGGATCATGGTTGACGTGTCTCATATCGCGAAGCAAGCGATGCTTGATGCGACAGCGGTATCTCAGGCCCCGGTAATCGCTTCGCACTCTAGTACGGTCACTATTAACCCTCATCCTCGTAATATGGATGATGAGCAACTACTTGCTCTCCGAGACAATGGCGGTGTGATGCAGACCGTCGCCCTTGGTTCGTTTGTTAAGGTGCCGTCGCCAGAGAAACAGGAGGCGGTCGCTGCGCTTCGAGAGGAGATGGGAATTGAGGGACGTGCCGGGGTGCGAAATCTTAGCGACGAGTTACGTGCTGATTATGACCGTCGTATGGCCGAACTTGACGAGCAGTGGCCTCCGGCCAATGTACAGGATTTCGTCAACCACATCGACCATGCTGTCGGGCTGATTGGTATCGATCATGTGGGCATAAGTTCCGATTTTGATGGTGGCGGGGGAATCGTGGGCTGGAACGACGCCAGTGAAACGTTTAACGTCACGTTGGAACTTGTTCGACGCGGGTACAGTGAAGGGGAAATCACGCAACTCTGGGGGGGCAACCTACTTCGAGTACTGCGAGATGTGGAGCGTGTGGCCCAAGAACTGCAAGGTGAAACGTCCAACTAGCGTAGGTGATGACGATTGAGCAATCAGTGCAAAGCCTGAGTCGTTCGTTGGAACGAGGATAGCGGACCATGCCGTTGACCTCATTTGAGGAGCTGCCGGGGTCGGCGCGCTTGTGGATCTTCGCTGCTGATCACGAGCTTTCACACCCAGACTCCAACCGCTTACTCGGCGAAATCGACAGGTTCCTGATGGAATGGACCG of Vicinamibacterales bacterium contains these proteins:
- a CDS encoding dipeptidase, whose translation is MSRKNLKFAALLLVSVVAWACSGGTTQSEVAPEPTEQEIVELARGIHERALTIDTHDDIPFNFATEEVDPGVRGDRKVDLPKMREGLLDVGFFIVFVGQTERTAENYEQAKADAMTKFEAIHRMTEEMYPDEIELAYTADDVERIHASGKLVAMIGIENGYVIGQDVSLLEKYHELGARYITLAHGGHNDIADSATPRESEPESEHDGLSEFGEEVVAEMNRLGIMVDVSHIAKQAMLDATAVSQAPVIASHSSTVTINPHPRNMDDEQLLALRDNGGVMQTVALGSFVKVPSPEKQEAVAALREEMGIEGRAGVRNLSDELRADYDRRMAELDEQWPPANVQDFVNHIDHAVGLIGIDHVGISSDFDGGGGIVGWNDASETFNVTLELVRRGYSEGEITQLWGGNLLRVLRDVERVAQELQGETSN